A single region of the Syngnathus acus chromosome 6, fSynAcu1.2, whole genome shotgun sequence genome encodes:
- the pth1a gene encoding parathyroid hormone 1a yields the protein MRGFQCQALFISLCVLHLFVVTEGRPLRKRTVSEVQLMHNLGEHREVQERRDWLQLRLRGIHTAPRHSQLEAGRPRRRLLPDELPELIGLTTEELQEAIKIFENLLNATQPESEDFT from the exons ATGAGAGGTTTTCAGTGCCAAGCCCTCTTCATCTCACTGTGCGTTTTGCACCTCTTCGTTGTCACAGAAGGGCGCCCCCTCAG GAAAAGGACAGTAAGTGAGGTCCAGCTCATGCACAACCTCGGGGAGCACAGGGAGGTGCAAGAGCGCCGCGACTGGCTGCAGTTGAGGCTCCGGGGCATCCATACCGCCCCGCGCCACAGCCAATTGGAGGCGGGCCGGCCGAGGAGGAGGTTGCTTCCCGACGAGCTGCCCGAATTGATCGGCCTGACAACGGAGGAACTCCAGGAAgccataaaaatatttgagaatCTCCTTAACGCCACACAACCAGAGTCTGAGGATTTCACTTGA